The following are from one region of the Methanohalobium evestigatum Z-7303 genome:
- a CDS encoding tubulin-like doman-containing protein yields MKFPDRIFALGGAGKEIAFTLLEQEWVLRNALRPQPVPEDITVTIIDSAQGEKNLDETRINQIIKQKRKLENELRNTDYDIGYLDVKYKLITGDKVKLNSSVDLIGETSVPIITDGIGMDRDKWWIKSEYINENLDFATGVIRKRGLGKALYYKAYAEDDDISNVVDLPENGKVALVVGLGGGTGSGLMIDMARHLKRQQPTTEITLFGVLPNQVEGVKENTNAYATLSELEYLNLINKNLFKNLILLPIDPTNYDGKTGERIKTEKSLKEFDEAAVYSILAYYSTEKMEDPFTNQPKYAPFIIGVPQILRYNVEAIRKSRDAIREILIKKQQSLEAENDLYSSIFRYLENIEKYHPDKLQVQLKEQDINELQERFSNINSLLNLNLFKKLNYQSLSVYTDIIKNAAEQCDSFLEQIDLMGNSVGLVDTKNQVTFVDDLDELLADILEKEITTLTRRKNIIEKEKAIDDNQLRNTIEYLIYTKSGDQVNREMQLQRLQSSYNNFKERKERLKKEFKEKEDYIQSLQEKENDENQQKVREFVQKIQTPVQQYQKIQDSNLETDVTSLVTNLKQFNNNIISAEDDQDIDSISETEILSILEQIRKESKEFNIDVEGDIFKIKESLKKLKQAKKAFLLIHNENVFYKLKSIFKLNEEQQQNSIKNYKKLMAQLNSDAIFTLGASVDNFYSELIFTGQDIINDAIKYREWLESSIYNSMERLLKNPSRDIRDEFINSLKSGDDAEALGSILNKALQMEKTEFNHIKKQEDEIKNELKDLDYKTEIYDLTISLFKNLQNLRTTFTKKIIGFNDDIEKYKKPETDIISLPNVSENYYSYTKTIQPINVFRATGNSNLSESGLLNNQTELQHLKSNLEELVNNTRSQQYTNLKRRKIIQDRRRYEKIKIRLMVTSQAIDQINIGNNLDFHDKFSNAFDLNVSGRSAENPYTSWVESFGGDWDVNIVVFITGIFLDNIQKIVKAGGYRDSYFRCESKVGQDILIYHSFGLDEGYYVRRNKIFNLENKNDAEFFLQDEKKISDELLQNYIDYIDFLNPSSNNSVDLNLYEKGSLG; encoded by the coding sequence ATGAAATTTCCTGATAGGATTTTTGCGTTAGGGGGAGCAGGCAAAGAAATAGCGTTTACCCTGTTAGAACAGGAATGGGTACTTAGAAATGCACTTAGACCACAACCTGTCCCGGAAGATATTACAGTTACGATCATAGATTCAGCTCAAGGTGAGAAAAATTTAGATGAAACACGGATTAATCAGATAATCAAACAAAAAAGAAAACTAGAAAATGAGTTACGAAATACTGATTATGACATTGGTTACTTGGATGTTAAGTATAAATTAATTACTGGAGACAAAGTCAAACTTAACAGTAGTGTTGATTTAATAGGAGAAACTTCTGTTCCTATTATTACTGACGGTATAGGGATGGATAGAGATAAATGGTGGATTAAAAGCGAATATATTAATGAAAACCTTGATTTTGCTACCGGTGTTATACGAAAAAGGGGTTTGGGGAAAGCTCTTTATTATAAAGCATATGCTGAAGACGATGATATATCAAATGTAGTCGACCTGCCAGAAAATGGCAAAGTAGCACTGGTCGTAGGTTTGGGTGGTGGTACTGGTTCTGGGTTAATGATTGATATGGCCAGACATTTGAAAAGACAACAACCTACAACTGAAATCACACTGTTTGGTGTTTTACCAAATCAGGTCGAAGGTGTTAAAGAAAATACAAATGCATATGCGACATTATCAGAACTTGAATACCTTAATCTCATAAACAAAAACCTTTTTAAAAATTTAATCTTGCTCCCTATAGACCCAACTAATTATGATGGGAAAACAGGTGAACGGATAAAAACTGAAAAAAGTTTAAAAGAATTTGATGAAGCAGCTGTTTATTCTATTTTGGCTTATTACAGCACTGAAAAAATGGAAGATCCGTTTACTAACCAACCAAAATATGCACCATTTATAATTGGTGTTCCACAGATTCTTCGTTATAATGTTGAAGCGATAAGAAAATCAAGAGATGCTATACGTGAGATTCTGATTAAAAAACAACAGTCACTTGAAGCTGAAAACGACCTTTATTCATCTATATTCCGTTATTTGGAAAATATCGAAAAATATCATCCAGATAAACTCCAGGTCCAATTAAAAGAACAGGATATAAATGAATTACAGGAGCGTTTTTCCAATATAAACTCGTTATTAAATCTTAACTTGTTTAAAAAATTGAATTACCAATCATTATCAGTTTATACTGATATTATTAAAAACGCAGCTGAGCAATGTGATAGCTTTTTAGAACAAATTGATTTAATGGGTAATTCAGTTGGTCTAGTAGATACTAAGAACCAGGTAACATTTGTTGATGATCTGGATGAATTACTTGCAGATATCCTGGAGAAGGAAATTACGACCCTTACCCGTAGGAAAAATATAATTGAAAAAGAAAAAGCCATAGATGATAATCAACTGCGCAATACTATCGAATATTTAATTTACACAAAGAGTGGAGACCAGGTTAACAGGGAAATGCAACTACAACGTCTCCAATCGAGTTATAATAATTTCAAAGAACGTAAAGAACGTTTAAAAAAGGAATTCAAAGAAAAAGAAGACTATATTCAATCATTACAGGAAAAAGAAAATGATGAAAACCAACAAAAAGTAAGGGAATTCGTTCAAAAAATACAAACTCCTGTCCAACAATACCAAAAAATACAGGATTCAAATTTAGAAACAGATGTAACAAGTTTAGTAACTAATTTAAAACAATTCAATAATAACATTATATCCGCTGAAGATGACCAAGATATTGATAGCATATCTGAAACGGAAATTCTGAGCATTCTTGAACAAATCCGCAAAGAATCAAAAGAATTCAATATTGATGTCGAAGGAGACATTTTCAAAATTAAAGAATCACTGAAAAAATTAAAACAAGCTAAAAAGGCTTTCCTGTTAATACATAACGAAAATGTTTTCTACAAATTGAAATCAATATTTAAGTTAAATGAAGAACAACAGCAAAACTCCATAAAAAATTACAAAAAACTGATGGCACAGCTAAACAGCGATGCTATTTTCACCCTGGGTGCTTCCGTGGACAATTTTTATTCAGAGTTGATTTTTACAGGTCAGGATATAATCAACGATGCAATAAAATACAGAGAATGGTTGGAATCAAGCATATACAATTCAATGGAACGGTTACTTAAAAACCCTTCAAGAGATATTAGAGACGAGTTTATTAATTCACTAAAAAGTGGTGATGATGCAGAAGCTCTGGGTTCTATATTAAACAAAGCTTTGCAGATGGAAAAAACCGAGTTTAACCATATTAAAAAGCAGGAAGATGAAATCAAAAACGAACTTAAAGATTTGGATTACAAGACCGAGATTTATGATTTGACCATTAGTTTATTCAAAAATTTGCAAAATTTGAGGACAACTTTCACTAAAAAAATAATTGGATTTAATGATGATATTGAGAAATATAAAAAACCAGAAACTGATATCATCAGTCTGCCAAATGTTTCAGAAAATTACTATTCATATACAAAAACAATACAACCAATAAATGTATTCCGTGCAACAGGAAACTCTAACCTTAGTGAAAGTGGATTATTAAATAACCAAACTGAATTGCAGCATTTAAAGTCTAACCTTGAAGAACTTGTTAATAACACCCGCAGCCAACAGTATACAAATTTGAAGCGTCGCAAAATTATACAAGACAGAAGACGTTATGAAAAAATCAAAATCAGATTAATGGTAACCAGTCAAGCCATTGATCAGATTAATATTGGTAATAACCTTGATTTCCACGACAAATTTTCTAATGCATTTGACCTGAATGTTAGTGGTAGAAGCGCTGAAAATCCCTATACTTCATGGGTTGAAAGTTTTGGTGGGGATTGGGACGTTAATATAGTGGTATTTATAACTGGTATTTTCCTGGACAACATACAAAAAATTGTCAAAGCAGGCGGTTATAGAGATTCGTATTTCCGCTGTGAATCAAAAGTTGGACAAGATATTCTCATATATCACAGCTTTGGGTTAGATGAAGGTTATTACGTTCGAAGAAATAAAATATTTAATCTCGAGAATAAAAATGATGCTGAATTTTTCCTTCAGGATGAAAAGAAAATTTCCGATGAACTCCTTCAAAACTATATAGATTACATCGATTTTCTTAATCCGTCATCAAATAATTCTGTAGATTTGAACCTGTATGAGAAGGGGAGTTTAGGATAA
- a CDS encoding archaellin/type IV pilin N-terminal domain-containing protein translates to MCIRLSKNLFVKSDDAQVGIGTLIIFIAMILVAAVAAAVLIQTSGNLQQKAQTTGEEATSQVASNLNVRTIEGLRGSTSGTLEPTVDQFLIRTSISAGGNRMDLSQLIVTVSDLNKTNTLEYNYSEKEAFLFNKSKSYFTAKAIRDEDQSFSSDSPVMNKGDLIALSISTLNSANVDNVDDVDRVGEADNETIIDGTYISSNQTYKLDHYGVDNSSTTLYNASDDTVDSGNYTVFESNNTIELDGHNLSDNEYTLTYGYSENWNSSDLKLKPRTDLKITLTPETGTSKILEFSTPATYGVDRKVSLFP, encoded by the coding sequence ATGTGTATCAGACTAAGTAAAAATTTGTTCGTAAAGAGCGATGATGCTCAGGTAGGTATAGGTACGTTAATCATATTCATTGCAATGATTCTTGTAGCGGCTGTTGCAGCTGCAGTATTGATTCAAACATCCGGAAATCTACAGCAAAAAGCACAGACTACAGGAGAAGAAGCCACATCACAAGTTGCATCAAATCTTAACGTTAGAACTATTGAAGGTTTACGGGGGAGTACCAGTGGTACACTTGAACCGACCGTAGACCAATTTTTAATCCGTACAAGTATTAGTGCTGGCGGAAACAGGATGGACCTTAGTCAATTAATAGTTACTGTCAGTGACTTGAATAAAACCAATACCTTAGAATATAATTATAGTGAAAAAGAAGCTTTTCTTTTCAATAAATCAAAATCATACTTTACAGCCAAAGCTATACGTGATGAAGACCAATCGTTCTCAAGTGATAGTCCGGTTATGAATAAGGGAGATCTTATAGCATTGTCAATTTCTACATTAAACAGTGCTAATGTAGATAATGTAGATGACGTAGACCGTGTAGGAGAAGCCGATAACGAAACAATTATCGATGGAACTTACATATCATCCAATCAAACATACAAATTAGACCATTATGGTGTAGATAATTCATCCACGACATTGTATAATGCCAGTGATGATACCGTGGATAGTGGTAATTATACAGTCTTTGAATCCAATAACACAATCGAGTTGGATGGTCACAATTTAAGTGATAATGAGTACACACTGACTTATGGTTATAGTGAAAATTGGAACAGTTCTGACCTTAAATTAAAACCAAGGACAGACTTAAAAATTACATTAACACCAGAAACCGGCACATCCAAGATTTTGGAATTCAGTACACCTGCAACTTATGGTGTTGATAGAAAAGTTTCTTTGTTCCCTTGA
- a CDS encoding RNA-guided endonuclease InsQ/TnpB family protein yields the protein MHLTQKNHIKADKQKYEVLKRITKLSKNLYNFTLYTTRQYYFDNSKYLNHESAYHLIKENENYKMLPSQVAQQTMKVVDRNMKSFFRVLGEKKRGNYNRPVKMPEYLPKDSKFVCIFPKDMFKIDERFIRLSMGREFYKNYGVRYLYFKLPENITGKHIKEVRIIPKYNGQWFEIEYVYRDIGEKVDLDYNKHLSIDLGVNNFATCVDTNGTAFIIEGRGLKSYNRWWNKVKSGLQSVYDKQGIKSGQKLNWLFEKRKNKLNDFMNQSVNYIVKHCIDNNIGNIIIGELKDIKQNSNMGKKNNQTFQTIPFGKFKQKLRSKCEYYGINCIEVDEAYTSKTDALALEPIEKHQKYMGKRVKRGLFQSSTGKLLNADVNGALNILRKVVGDSLIEITDSGCVNHPRRIRFFGNTCR from the coding sequence ATACATCTCACCCAGAAAAACCATATCAAAGCGGATAAACAGAAGTATGAAGTCCTGAAAAGGATTACTAAATTGTCTAAAAATCTGTACAATTTTACTCTGTACACTACAAGACAATACTATTTTGACAATTCAAAATATCTCAATCATGAATCCGCTTATCATCTGATAAAAGAAAATGAGAATTACAAGATGCTGCCTTCACAGGTTGCACAGCAAACCATGAAAGTAGTAGATAGAAACATGAAATCGTTTTTCAGGGTTCTGGGTGAGAAAAAAAGAGGCAACTACAACCGACCTGTAAAGATGCCTGAATACTTACCTAAAGACTCTAAATTTGTATGTATCTTTCCAAAAGATATGTTTAAAATTGATGAAAGATTCATCAGGTTGTCTATGGGTAGAGAATTTTACAAAAACTATGGTGTTAGATACCTGTACTTCAAGTTACCTGAAAACATAACCGGTAAACACATAAAAGAAGTAAGGATAATCCCAAAGTATAACGGACAATGGTTTGAGATAGAGTATGTTTACAGGGATATCGGTGAAAAAGTCGATTTAGACTACAATAAACATCTATCTATTGATTTAGGAGTGAACAATTTCGCAACCTGTGTAGATACCAATGGGACTGCTTTCATCATAGAAGGCAGGGGTTTGAAATCATATAACCGTTGGTGGAACAAAGTCAAAAGTGGGTTGCAGTCTGTATATGATAAACAGGGTATTAAATCAGGTCAGAAACTGAACTGGTTGTTCGAGAAAAGGAAGAACAAACTCAACGATTTCATGAATCAGAGTGTTAACTATATCGTTAAACACTGTATAGATAATAACATCGGCAACATCATAATCGGAGAACTGAAAGACATAAAACAGAACTCCAACATGGGTAAAAAGAATAACCAGACTTTTCAAACTATACCCTTTGGTAAATTCAAACAGAAACTTCGGTCTAAATGTGAGTACTACGGTATCAATTGTATAGAAGTTGATGAGGCATATACCAGTAAAACCGATGCACTTGCATTAGAACCCATTGAAAAACATCAAAAATACATGGGTAAAAGAGTCAAGAGGGGATTGTTCCAGTCTTCTACTGGTAAATTGCTCAATGCTGATGTTAATGGAGCTTTGAACATATTAAGAAAAGTAGTCGGTGATTCTCTCATAGAGATAACCGATAGTGGATGTGTGAACCATCCAAGAAGGATAAGGTTTTTCGGCAACACATGTCGGTAA
- a CDS encoding AAA domain-containing protein, with product MFHFDEMKLALNLRFDAMLKTSGFSTFRYYKITGINHGSLAARHLLLEGNLDTLDYILALSKDERYSKLIDALNMLENSNTTTLTELAAYWDKYTENINWFYEQVKGLGISESLNTDELENLHKDLADMISIQNRVNANNSALNVIRKANKGDLIYPGADCIELRDAIEAAKIIHSVDIPANMRQNLFVKDYKSQKDYLSKMAANIYSDLGKVDSASSEAKDIAHIDFEDFFKGDSEKLEIQYLIDTIVRAENNPEELQNWSKFIDTVEKASEAGISPVIDTYLSGDLYFENLDTTYEQVLYRNLAHIAYEKYPELNRFSGLKQEEARERFRKTDRELIDLERKYLRAKLAKAPITRRNSEGLPRDKTELGLINHERSKKRKHISFRDLMNRAGKAIQELKPCFMMSPLSVSQYLKPGTSEFDLVVIDEASQMKPEDSLGALARSKQIVVVGDPKQLPPTSFFERLGGDDNETEENDADTVESILEMAMRCWQPYRRLLWHYRSRHESLIDFSNKKFYNDQLIVFPSPVTNHPSYGVHMEYVGGTCRKGGTNIKEAQRVAEAAVEFMQTNPEQSLGVVAMNKVQTDLIEDEVSRLLTENTAAYNYIEHWDKINGGLESFFVKNLENVQGDERDVIFISTTYGPDSESGKVHQRFGPINSNVGYRRLNVLFTRAKEQVQLFTSMRPSDVRVNEENVNFGRRALHDYLEYAATGRLQGGDGSSNEPENDFERHVKEHLEKRGFDVDCQVGVSGYFIDLAVSHPAFSDGYLAGIECDGATYHSAKSARDRDRLRQEILENLGWDIYRVWSTDWFANPKKETDKLEQYIHSLLETKAPVTLEKAA from the coding sequence TTGTTTCATTTTGACGAAATGAAACTCGCATTAAATCTGCGATTTGATGCGATGCTGAAGACATCAGGGTTTTCTACCTTCCGTTATTATAAAATCACGGGAATTAACCATGGTTCATTAGCAGCTCGGCATCTGCTACTTGAAGGTAATCTTGATACATTAGATTATATTCTAGCATTATCAAAGGATGAACGGTATTCCAAGCTAATAGATGCTTTGAATATGTTAGAAAATAGCAATACAACAACACTTACCGAACTTGCTGCTTATTGGGATAAATACACAGAAAATATCAACTGGTTCTATGAACAAGTAAAAGGACTTGGTATTTCTGAAAGTTTAAATACCGATGAATTGGAAAATTTGCATAAAGATCTAGCAGATATGATTTCCATTCAAAACCGCGTGAATGCTAATAATAGTGCACTTAATGTAATTAGGAAGGCTAATAAAGGCGATTTAATCTACCCTGGAGCCGATTGTATAGAACTTAGAGATGCTATTGAAGCAGCGAAAATAATTCATTCTGTTGACATTCCCGCCAACATGCGACAGAACCTTTTTGTTAAAGATTATAAATCACAAAAAGATTATTTGAGCAAAATGGCAGCTAACATATATTCAGATCTTGGTAAAGTAGATTCAGCATCAAGCGAAGCAAAAGATATTGCACATATTGATTTTGAGGATTTCTTTAAAGGTGATTCTGAAAAATTAGAAATTCAGTATTTAATTGATACAATTGTTCGTGCAGAAAATAACCCTGAAGAACTACAAAATTGGAGTAAATTTATTGACACTGTTGAGAAGGCTAGTGAGGCAGGTATAAGTCCTGTAATAGATACATACCTGTCAGGGGATTTATACTTTGAAAATTTGGATACAACATATGAACAGGTACTTTACCGAAACTTGGCCCACATTGCATATGAAAAATATCCAGAACTTAATCGTTTTAGCGGTCTGAAACAGGAAGAAGCCCGCGAAAGATTCCGTAAAACCGACAGAGAACTTATAGACCTGGAAAGGAAATATTTACGGGCAAAGCTTGCCAAAGCTCCTATTACCCGTAGGAACAGTGAAGGGTTACCTCGTGATAAAACCGAACTTGGGTTAATAAACCATGAACGTAGCAAGAAACGCAAACATATCTCCTTCCGTGATTTGATGAACCGTGCCGGCAAAGCTATACAAGAACTTAAACCCTGTTTCATGATGAGTCCTTTATCAGTTTCGCAATATCTAAAACCAGGTACTTCAGAGTTTGACCTCGTTGTAATTGATGAAGCATCACAGATGAAACCTGAAGACTCGTTGGGCGCATTAGCACGCTCTAAACAGATAGTTGTAGTTGGTGATCCAAAACAATTACCACCTACTTCATTCTTTGAACGCCTTGGTGGGGATGACAATGAAACAGAAGAAAATGATGCAGACACTGTAGAAAGTATACTCGAGATGGCAATGCGTTGCTGGCAACCTTATCGGCGTCTTCTATGGCATTACCGGTCACGTCATGAATCTTTAATCGACTTTTCGAATAAAAAATTCTATAACGATCAACTTATTGTGTTCCCATCTCCGGTAACCAATCATCCTAGTTACGGAGTACATATGGAGTACGTTGGAGGTACCTGTAGAAAAGGAGGAACAAATATAAAAGAAGCTCAACGTGTGGCAGAAGCAGCTGTTGAGTTCATGCAAACAAATCCTGAACAATCTCTTGGTGTAGTTGCAATGAACAAAGTACAAACGGATTTGATAGAAGACGAAGTCAGTCGTTTATTAACAGAAAATACAGCTGCTTACAATTACATCGAACACTGGGATAAGATAAATGGCGGTCTTGAGAGTTTCTTTGTGAAAAATCTTGAAAATGTCCAGGGTGATGAAAGAGATGTAATATTTATATCTACTACCTATGGACCTGATTCTGAAAGTGGAAAAGTGCACCAACGCTTTGGTCCGATCAATTCGAACGTTGGATATCGTCGACTTAATGTACTTTTTACAAGAGCAAAAGAACAGGTACAGCTTTTTACATCAATGAGACCTTCAGATGTTCGGGTTAATGAAGAAAATGTTAATTTTGGTCGGAGAGCACTGCATGACTATTTAGAATACGCAGCTACAGGTAGACTTCAAGGTGGTGATGGAAGTTCTAATGAACCTGAAAATGATTTCGAAAGACACGTTAAGGAACACCTTGAAAAAAGAGGATTCGATGTAGATTGCCAAGTAGGTGTATCTGGATACTTTATAGATTTGGCAGTCAGCCACCCTGCGTTCTCTGACGGATATTTGGCTGGTATAGAATGTGATGGAGCTACATATCATTCAGCAAAGTCTGCTCGAGACCGTGATCGATTACGTCAGGAAATTTTAGAAAATCTTGGATGGGATATATATAGAGTTTGGTCCACTGACTGGTTTGCTAACCCGAAGAAGGAAACTGATAAGCTTGAACAATATATACACAGTCTATTGGAAACTAAAGCACCGGTAACACTGGAAAAAGCAGCATAA
- a CDS encoding PAS domain S-box protein, with protein sequence MSEIEVDQELLLDQTNTQIFIFIDEQTYYLANKAHADFLGLDKNEFENVNIYNVFTRDVADYCFKENEKIFKENEKIHTRRWFKNSNGVSRLLSITKTPKLDSFNNVEYIICSAEDITEKNQSEKQKKKSEELFREITENMVEMICLTDKNGNFVYAGPSYKSNLGYDPENLIGKSVFNFVHPDDLDRIKSEFNSLLETLIPRKSEYRCLHADGHYLWLETYGNFIYDDVGNIKKIVFTGRDITKRKELEQKLKNSYEIINNSRVVAFLWKNDKENGWPVEYVSNNVVDIFGYTVDYFSGGKLSYADIIHPDDLERVRSEVETYSDDPDRFKFQHKPYRIITKTGDIRWVDDRTTIIRNDFGEITHYQGVILDITDRKLAEDRLMENEKMLDDTFESIQDGISIIDTEFNVLRANSKMGEWYKVNTPLEGKKCYQVYHNSSKPCDQCPT encoded by the coding sequence ATGAGTGAAATAGAGGTGGATCAAGAACTACTTTTAGACCAGACAAACACTCAAATCTTTATCTTTATTGATGAACAAACATATTATCTAGCAAATAAAGCGCATGCTGATTTTTTGGGCCTTGATAAAAATGAGTTTGAAAATGTAAATATTTATAATGTTTTTACTAGAGATGTCGCTGACTATTGTTTCAAAGAAAACGAAAAAATTTTCAAAGAAAACGAAAAAATTCACACCAGGAGATGGTTTAAAAACAGTAATGGAGTTTCCAGGCTACTTTCAATTACAAAAACTCCTAAACTCGATTCATTCAATAATGTTGAATATATAATCTGTTCTGCAGAAGATATAACAGAAAAAAATCAATCAGAAAAACAGAAGAAAAAAAGTGAGGAACTCTTCCGCGAAATAACAGAAAATATGGTGGAGATGATTTGTCTTACTGATAAAAACGGCAATTTCGTATATGCAGGACCTTCTTATAAATCAAATTTAGGGTATGACCCTGAAAACTTAATTGGCAAATCAGTATTCAATTTTGTCCATCCGGACGATTTAGATAGGATAAAAAGCGAGTTTAATAGTTTGTTAGAGACTTTAATCCCCAGAAAATCAGAATATAGATGTCTGCATGCTGATGGACATTACCTCTGGCTTGAAACATATGGTAATTTTATTTACGATGATGTAGGTAACATAAAAAAAATAGTTTTTACTGGCCGTGATATCACTAAGAGGAAAGAACTCGAACAAAAATTGAAAAACTCGTATGAAATCATAAATAATAGCCGTGTTGTTGCATTTTTGTGGAAAAACGATAAAGAAAACGGATGGCCGGTAGAATATGTGTCTAATAATGTAGTTGACATTTTCGGTTATACTGTGGATTATTTTAGTGGTGGTAAATTAAGTTATGCTGATATAATTCATCCTGATGATCTTGAAAGAGTGAGGTCGGAAGTTGAAACGTATAGTGATGATCCTGACCGTTTTAAATTTCAACATAAACCCTACCGCATAATTACCAAAACCGGGGACATAAGGTGGGTTGATGATAGAACTACTATAATAAGGAACGATTTTGGAGAAATCACGCATTATCAGGGTGTTATCCTTGATATCACGGACCGTAAATTAGCAGAAGACAGATTGATGGAAAACGAAAAAATGTTGGATGATACCTTTGAAAGTATACAGGATGGTATCAGCATTATAGACACAGAATTTAATGTATTACGTGCCAATAGTAAAATGGGTGAATGGTACAAGGTAAATACACCTCTTGAAGGAAAAAAGTGTTATCAGGTTTATCATAACAGCAGTAAACCATGTGACCAGTGTCCTACATAG
- a CDS encoding sensor histidine kinase, producing the protein MIDSYTGKISAVVEFVRDITEKVKTEKQLKKYATKLKQMNEELEHRVQKQTEEIKNAERLRVLELHHRIKNNLQVISSLLNLQSEKFNDDTVNEAFRDTQNRVISMSLVHQKIYHTKGLESINVRDYIEDLIEHLISLYNGEKTLVKIDIQDTYFGIDTIIPLGMLINELVSNSLKYAYPEDKYGELNVIFYESNPGLYTLIVSDNGKGIPEDIDLDNPSSLGMQIIKSLVGQIDGDLDVDGNNGTTFIINFNG; encoded by the coding sequence ATGATCGACAGTTACACCGGAAAAATATCAGCTGTAGTTGAATTTGTACGTGATATTACTGAAAAAGTAAAAACTGAAAAACAACTAAAAAAATACGCAACAAAACTCAAACAAATGAACGAAGAATTAGAACACCGTGTCCAGAAACAGACAGAAGAAATTAAAAACGCTGAGAGATTAAGAGTTTTAGAACTACATCACCGGATAAAGAACAATCTACAGGTTATATCCAGCCTACTTAACCTCCAATCTGAAAAATTCAACGATGATACCGTTAATGAGGCATTTAGAGACACTCAAAATAGAGTGATTTCAATGTCACTCGTTCATCAAAAAATATACCACACAAAAGGCTTGGAAAGTATTAATGTAAGAGATTATATAGAGGACCTTATAGAACACCTGATCAGTTTATATAATGGAGAAAAGACACTAGTCAAAATTGATATACAGGATACTTATTTTGGAATCGATACCATTATTCCACTTGGAATGTTAATTAACGAGTTAGTATCTAATTCTCTGAAATATGCATACCCAGAAGACAAATACGGTGAACTAAACGTTATTTTTTATGAAAGTAATCCGGGGTTATATACACTTATCGTATCAGATAATGGTAAAGGAATACCGGAAGACATTGACCTGGATAATCCCAGTTCTCTTGGGATGCAAATTATAAAAAGCCTGGTAGGTCAGATTGATGGTGATCTGGATGTGGATGGAAATAATGGTACAACATTTATCATTAATTTCAATGGTTAA
- a CDS encoding metal-dependent hydrolase — protein sequence MFIFAHIGFTIIIFYLVTKILRLDKPIDYRLVAFVAILPDLVDKGFGILLFPEQVGNGRIYAHTLIFAVLFIVAGDYFVRRRGSYFVSIIGWGFMCHLLLDKMWTIPQTLYWPLLGLNFKADYEVVQTDFSVYIMQVIDNVFTSGLSQVLIFEILGFVITFGFIINYYLAKKSN from the coding sequence ATGTTTATCTTTGCTCATATTGGATTTACAATAATTATTTTTTACTTGGTCACTAAAATTTTAAGGTTGGATAAGCCTATAGATTACCGATTAGTAGCTTTTGTTGCTATACTTCCTGATTTGGTTGATAAGGGGTTTGGGATCTTATTGTTTCCAGAACAAGTGGGTAATGGCAGGATTTATGCTCATACCTTAATTTTTGCTGTGTTGTTTATTGTAGCAGGAGATTATTTTGTCAGAAGGAGAGGTAGTTACTTTGTTTCCATTATAGGTTGGGGATTTATGTGTCACCTTTTACTTGATAAGATGTGGACCATTCCTCAAACATTATATTGGCCTTTGTTGGGTTTAAATTTCAAAGCAGATTATGAAGTTGTTCAAACGGATTTTTCTGTTTATATTATGCAGGTTATTGATAATGTATTTACATCAGGGTTGTCTCAAGTATTGATTTTTGAAATACTTGGATTCGTGATTACTTTCGGTTTTATTATAAATTATTATCTGGCCAAAAAATCCAATTAA